A genomic stretch from Oscillospiraceae bacterium includes:
- a CDS encoding DNA-deoxyinosine glycosylase has translation MNQIHTIPPLYSENSTILLLGSFPSVKSREQGFFYGHPQNRFWRVISAVFECETPKTIPEKKSLLLSHDIALWDIIASCEIESSSDSSIDKVIPNDIGMILKSCPIKRIFTNGTVSSKLYRKLIYPKTGIESIRLPSTSPANASWPLEKLIDSWKILIQTQS, from the coding sequence TTGAATCAAATTCATACCATTCCGCCTTTATACAGTGAAAATTCAACAATACTGCTTCTGGGCAGCTTCCCGTCGGTGAAATCACGGGAACAGGGCTTTTTTTACGGGCACCCTCAAAATCGGTTCTGGCGGGTGATATCTGCTGTTTTCGAGTGTGAAACGCCGAAGACAATCCCGGAAAAAAAGTCTTTATTGCTCTCGCACGATATTGCGCTGTGGGATATAATTGCCTCGTGCGAAATCGAGAGCTCGTCCGACAGCAGCATTGATAAAGTTATCCCTAACGATATCGGTATGATTTTAAAAAGCTGTCCGATAAAAAGAATATTCACCAACGGGACTGTATCAAGTAAACTGTATCGTAAATTAATCTATCCGAAAACCGGAATTGAAAGCATTCGGCTTCCATCGACCAGTCCCGCAAACGCCTCCTGGCCGCTTGAAAAACTGATTGACTCCTGGAAAATACTCATTCAAACTCAATCTTGA
- a CDS encoding HAD-IIA family hydrolase has translation MDGVIYHGNKILGGASEFVKWLYQAEKKFLFLTNSSERSPLELRQKLLRMGLDVGQEHFYTSALATASFIASQKPGCTAYVIGEAGLINALYDQGITINDINPDYVIVGETRNYNYENIIRAVRCIQNGAKLIGTNPDLTGPTEGGVVPATRALIAPIELATGKQAYFVGKPNPLMMRTGLKLLGCGNEETVIIGDRMDTDIIAGIESEIDTVLVMSGVAQPDTIQSFAYRPKYIFENVGGIINAACAD, from the coding sequence ATGGACGGCGTCATCTATCACGGTAATAAAATACTGGGGGGCGCATCCGAATTTGTCAAGTGGCTGTACCAAGCCGAAAAGAAATTTCTCTTTTTAACCAACAGCAGCGAACGGTCGCCGTTGGAACTGCGTCAAAAACTTCTTCGGATGGGGCTTGACGTAGGTCAGGAACATTTTTACACCTCGGCATTGGCAACCGCCAGTTTTATCGCTTCTCAGAAACCCGGCTGTACGGCATATGTCATCGGCGAAGCCGGGTTGATCAATGCGCTTTATGATCAGGGAATCACCATCAACGACATCAATCCCGATTATGTGATCGTGGGCGAGACCCGAAATTATAATTACGAAAATATCATCAGAGCCGTGCGATGCATTCAAAATGGCGCAAAATTGATCGGAACCAATCCCGATCTGACCGGACCGACGGAAGGCGGAGTCGTACCGGCGACTCGCGCGCTGATAGCGCCGATCGAGCTTGCGACCGGAAAACAGGCATATTTTGTGGGGAAACCAAATCCCTTGATGATGCGGACCGGTTTAAAACTGCTTGGCTGCGGAAACGAGGAAACTGTGATCATCGGAGACAGGATGGACACCGATATAATCGCAGGGATCGAATCAGAAATTGATACCGTGCTCGTGATGTCCGGCGTCGCTCAGCCGGATACCATTCAATCATTTGCCTACAGACCGAAATATATCTTTGAAAACGTAGGAGGAATTATTAATGCCGCGTGTGCCGATTGA
- a CDS encoding HAD hydrolase-like protein, giving the protein MNYSHIVWDFNGTILDDLWAGIMSENILLRRRGMPELKTVQQYYNVFCFPIKAYYEKLGYDFSKERYEDVAEEWMKEYEYFSGFSSLKNGVLEAVGHFKELGVPQSIISMSEVEIMKRQIFSFGMTDCFDEILGLDNNLAHSKLELAREWKERVKPRKVLMLGDTTHDIETAKVLGADCILIAGGHQSKECLLQCGVPVFDSASELIQYL; this is encoded by the coding sequence ATGAATTATTCGCATATTGTATGGGACTTCAACGGCACAATTTTAGACGATCTTTGGGCCGGAATTATGAGTGAAAACATTCTTTTGCGCCGCCGCGGAATGCCGGAACTCAAAACGGTGCAGCAATATTATAACGTCTTCTGTTTCCCGATCAAAGCGTATTATGAAAAGCTCGGTTATGATTTTTCCAAAGAACGTTACGAAGATGTTGCCGAAGAGTGGATGAAAGAATACGAATATTTTAGTGGTTTTTCCTCCCTTAAAAACGGCGTCCTGGAAGCAGTCGGGCATTTCAAAGAACTCGGAGTGCCTCAATCCATTATTTCAATGAGCGAAGTGGAAATTATGAAGCGACAGATTTTTTCGTTTGGAATGACGGATTGCTTCGATGAGATTCTCGGCCTTGACAATAATCTGGCGCACAGCAAGCTTGAGCTCGCTCGCGAGTGGAAAGAACGCGTTAAGCCGCGAAAAGTCCTGATGTTGGGAGATACGACCCATGACATTGAAACCGCAAAGGTGCTCGGCGCCGACTGTATCCTGATTGCAGGAGGTCATCAGTCAAAAGAATGTCTTTTGCAATGCGGCGTACCTGTATTCGATTCTGCATCCGAATTGATTCAATATCTTTAA
- a CDS encoding isocitrate/isopropylmalate family dehydrogenase, whose amino-acid sequence MPITDACAKFEQLLVKQLARVEQMKSDQGFIEYSKLDKIIIGVCGGDGIGPTISAESEKVLRKLLAPAVAAGKVEIRTIEGLTIENRIKVNKAIPDDVMAELKKCHVLLKGPTTTPRAGDPWPNIESANVAMRKELDLFANVRPVKVPDKGINWTFFRENTEGSYVLGSSGVNVSDDLAVDFTVTTTQGTQRIARLAFEYAKNNHLDHVAIVTKANVIKATDGKFLRLCQEMAKEYPDIRVTDWYIDIMTAKLVDEKRRTDFKVFILPNLYGDIITDEAAEFQGGVGTAGSANIGKQYAMFEAIHGSAPRMVDEGRAQYADPCSMLRATVMLLSHIGYQAEADRLEKALDFCMFTDKKINITGRDTGATCAEFSDYIIRNL is encoded by the coding sequence ATGCCCATCACAGACGCCTGCGCCAAGTTTGAACAGCTTCTTGTAAAGCAACTCGCAAGAGTCGAGCAAATGAAGTCCGATCAAGGTTTTATCGAGTATTCCAAGCTTGATAAAATCATTATCGGGGTCTGCGGAGGCGACGGGATCGGCCCGACCATTTCCGCCGAATCCGAAAAAGTTCTCCGTAAGTTGCTGGCGCCGGCAGTAGCGGCCGGTAAAGTCGAGATCAGAACCATCGAGGGCTTGACCATCGAAAACCGCATCAAGGTCAACAAGGCTATTCCTGATGATGTGATGGCAGAACTGAAGAAATGCCATGTCCTTTTAAAAGGCCCGACAACAACCCCCAGAGCCGGAGACCCGTGGCCGAATATCGAGAGCGCGAACGTTGCCATGCGTAAGGAACTCGATTTATTTGCAAACGTCCGCCCGGTCAAAGTGCCCGATAAAGGCATTAACTGGACCTTTTTCCGTGAAAATACAGAGGGCTCGTATGTTCTCGGTTCCAGCGGTGTCAATGTCAGCGACGATCTTGCCGTTGATTTTACCGTGACCACCACGCAGGGTACGCAGCGAATTGCCCGCCTCGCGTTCGAATATGCAAAAAACAATCATCTGGATCATGTCGCTATCGTCACTAAGGCCAATGTTATCAAGGCAACTGACGGCAAGTTTTTACGGCTGTGTCAGGAGATGGCGAAAGAATATCCCGATATCCGCGTGACCGACTGGTACATCGATATCATGACCGCAAAACTAGTAGATGAAAAACGCCGCACCGATTTTAAGGTCTTTATTCTGCCTAACCTCTACGGCGACATTATCACCGACGAGGCCGCCGAATTTCAGGGCGGCGTCGGCACCGCGGGCAGCGCGAATATCGGGAAGCAATATGCGATGTTCGAAGCCATTCACGGCTCAGCGCCCCGTATGGTCGATGAGGGACGCGCACAATACGCCGACCCCTGCTCCATGCTGCGCGCGACGGTCATGCTGCTGTCCCACATCGGTTATCAAGCCGAAGCGGATCGTCTTGAAAAAGCTTTAGATTTTTGTATGTTTACCGACAAAAAGATAAATATCACAGGCCGTGACACCGGCGCCACCTGCGCCGAGTTTTCGGATTATATAATACGGAACTTATAA
- a CDS encoding aconitate hydratase, with translation MGYTIAQKIILNHLSEGEMKAGNRVGICIDQTLTQDATGTMAYLEFEAMGLNRVKTELSVAYIDHNTLQTGFENADDHVFIRSAAKKFGLLYSRPGNGICHQVHLERFGIPGKTLLGSDSHTPTGGGLGMLAMGAGGMDVAVAMGGGAYTIVVPKFVNVILKGRLRPFVSAKDVILEILRIMTVKGGVGKIIEYSGEGVKTLSVPQRATITNMGAELGATTSIFPSDEVTCAFLKAQNREKDWIRLSADSDAVYDETLSIDLSSVMPSAARPHSPDNVETVKKIGKIKIDQVLIGSCTNSSYTDMMTVAKILKGKTVCPTVSLGIAPGSKQVLTMLAQNGALADMIASGARILESACGPCIGMGQSPSSGGVSLRTFNRNFEGRSGTKDARIYLVSPETAAYSALEGVLSDPTELQFDPDISIPERFLADDNMIEEPESEKDAASLSTVKGPNIKTLPTSAPITNALKAAVALKVRDNITTDHIMPAGSKILPFRSNIPKLSEFCFSQIDPEFPKRATEYGNSIIVGGQNYGQGSSREHAALVPLYLGVKAVIAKTFARMHRDNLINSGILPLEFTNPNDYDKISQGSILSMPNLKEELIAKKPITMTVEGSDIKIELKPSFTERDIELLVDGGLLNHTSKVRR, from the coding sequence TTGGGTTATACCATAGCGCAAAAAATCATCTTGAACCATCTTTCTGAAGGGGAGATGAAGGCCGGTAACCGTGTCGGTATTTGCATTGACCAGACCTTGACACAGGACGCTACCGGTACCATGGCTTATCTTGAATTCGAAGCCATGGGACTAAACCGTGTAAAGACCGAACTCTCAGTCGCATATATTGATCACAATACCCTCCAAACCGGATTCGAAAATGCCGACGATCACGTTTTTATCCGCAGTGCAGCCAAAAAATTCGGGTTGCTTTATTCCAGACCGGGAAACGGTATATGTCATCAGGTTCATTTGGAGCGCTTCGGCATTCCGGGAAAAACTCTGCTTGGCTCGGACAGTCACACACCCACCGGCGGAGGTCTTGGGATGCTCGCAATGGGTGCGGGAGGCATGGATGTCGCGGTCGCCATGGGCGGCGGCGCCTATACAATCGTAGTTCCCAAATTCGTCAACGTTATTTTAAAGGGTAGACTTCGCCCCTTTGTCAGCGCGAAGGACGTCATTCTTGAGATATTACGCATAATGACCGTCAAAGGCGGCGTCGGAAAGATCATTGAATACAGCGGCGAAGGTGTCAAAACACTCTCGGTTCCGCAGCGTGCAACCATTACCAATATGGGCGCTGAGCTCGGTGCAACAACATCGATTTTCCCCTCCGATGAAGTCACCTGTGCATTTTTAAAAGCTCAAAACCGCGAAAAGGATTGGATTCGGCTTTCTGCTGATTCGGACGCCGTTTATGACGAAACCCTTTCAATCGACCTCTCTTCTGTCATGCCTTCGGCAGCAAGACCGCACAGCCCCGACAATGTTGAAACTGTTAAAAAAATCGGTAAGATTAAAATCGACCAAGTTTTGATCGGCTCCTGCACGAATTCCTCTTATACCGATATGATGACTGTTGCAAAGATTCTTAAAGGAAAAACGGTCTGCCCGACGGTTTCACTCGGCATTGCGCCGGGCTCGAAACAAGTTCTTACGATGCTTGCACAAAACGGAGCGTTAGCCGATATGATCGCCTCGGGCGCCCGTATTCTGGAATCTGCATGCGGACCTTGTATCGGGATGGGCCAATCCCCGAGTTCCGGCGGCGTCTCTCTGCGCACCTTTAATCGTAACTTTGAGGGGCGCAGCGGAACCAAAGACGCCCGAATTTATTTGGTTAGTCCCGAGACCGCCGCATATTCTGCTCTTGAAGGCGTTTTATCCGATCCTACTGAGTTACAATTTGATCCGGATATCTCAATACCCGAACGATTTCTCGCCGATGACAACATGATCGAAGAACCCGAAAGCGAAAAAGACGCTGCATCGCTTTCGACCGTCAAAGGCCCCAATATCAAAACGCTGCCGACATCCGCTCCGATTACGAATGCTTTGAAAGCCGCTGTCGCTTTGAAAGTCAGGGATAATATTACGACCGATCATATCATGCCCGCCGGTTCAAAAATTCTCCCGTTCCGCTCCAATATTCCGAAGTTGTCGGAGTTTTGTTTTTCTCAAATCGATCCCGAATTTCCAAAACGGGCGACGGAGTATGGAAACAGCATCATCGTCGGCGGACAAAATTACGGGCAAGGCTCGTCAAGAGAGCACGCGGCGCTTGTGCCGCTCTATCTTGGCGTCAAAGCTGTTATCGCCAAAACCTTTGCCCGTATGCACCGCGACAATCTCATCAACAGCGGAATTCTCCCTTTAGAGTTCACTAATCCGAACGATTATGATAAAATATCGCAAGGCAGCATACTCTCAATGCCAAATCTAAAAGAGGAACTGATCGCAAAAAAACCGATTACCATGACTGTTGAAGGCAGCGATATAAAAATTGAATTAAAGCCGTCATTTACCGAACGTGATATAGAACTTCTCGTCGACGGCGGGCTTCTCAATCATACATCCAAAGTCAGGAGGTAA
- a CDS encoding response regulator transcription factor, translated as MSNINILIADDEVRIRKLLADFLRKDGYMVVEANDGEEALEKFSSNKIHLIILDVMMPKMDGWEALTQIRKISSVPVIMLTAKTEEYYQLNSFRLGVDDYVPKPFSPGVLMARVTALLRRSGAINNSKKVFGTLVIDDAARKVTLDNEAIDLTPKEYDMLNFLASNSGIALSREQILNSVWSFDYFGDLRTVDTHIKQLRSKLGSYADKICTVRGIGYRFEVDKDA; from the coding sequence ATGAGCAATATTAACATTTTGATTGCAGACGACGAAGTACGTATTAGAAAACTACTCGCGGATTTTCTGCGAAAAGACGGATATATGGTTGTTGAGGCTAACGATGGGGAAGAGGCGCTTGAAAAATTCTCTTCGAATAAAATACATTTGATCATTTTGGATGTTATGATGCCGAAAATGGATGGTTGGGAGGCACTCACGCAGATTCGTAAAATATCGAGTGTTCCGGTCATCATGCTTACCGCTAAAACCGAAGAATATTATCAGCTCAACAGCTTCAGACTTGGTGTTGACGATTATGTTCCGAAGCCTTTTTCGCCCGGCGTTTTAATGGCAAGAGTAACGGCTTTACTGCGCCGGAGCGGTGCCATCAATAATTCGAAAAAAGTCTTCGGAACTTTGGTTATTGATGACGCAGCCCGAAAAGTCACATTAGATAATGAGGCAATTGACCTTACGCCCAAAGAATACGACATGTTGAATTTTTTAGCTTCAAATTCAGGCATTGCGCTGTCAAGAGAACAAATTCTCAATTCTGTTTGGAGTTTTGATTATTTCGGCGATCTGCGCACTGTTGATACCCATATCAAACAGCTTCGTTCCAAACTGGGTTCTTACGCCGATAAAATCTGCACCGTTAGAGGAATCGGTTATCGATTTGAGGTCGATAAGGATGCTTAA